One window of Branchiostoma lanceolatum isolate klBraLanc5 chromosome 8, klBraLanc5.hap2, whole genome shotgun sequence genomic DNA carries:
- the LOC136440936 gene encoding nuclear distribution protein nudE-like 1 isoform X2 translates to MDDEEAPTFSSPEEEIKYWKGLALELRQSVKDARDELDEFQEESRELEAELEAQLEQVEGKNRDLQNSCQRLQMEVESLKEKLEICQRESHQQITQLQDDLAQTTGMKEEMAKYIRELEQINDDLERAKRATVVSLEEFDGRLNSAIERNAFLESELEEKDQLMETIQRLKDEARDLRLELNVRPTPLSSSKDQAGEDKDEEKPDNDKVERRSRPTPISMPDNRAVLEKGVSTTPPVGTPPPLRGSFSQMNGAASGSTPLTPSARISALNIVGDLLRKVGALESKLASCRNFVKEQPGRSSGSKGPNSPSPESPATPRTARQWSGPTTTTPVTGQPRPQNLEKKHNVFIEPSRHCSVHAWKSSRHSALHVRLALAGPSD, encoded by the exons TGTGAAAGATGCCAGAGATGAACTTGATGAATTCCAGGAAGAAAGTAGAGAGCTGGAGGCTGAGCTGGAAGCTCAACTGGAACAGGTGGAAGGAAAGAACAGAGACCTGCAGAACTCATGTCAACGACTTCAGATGGAAGTGGAGTCATTAAAG GAAAAGCTGGAAATCTGTCAGAGAGAAAGCCACCAGCAGATCACACAGTTACAGGACGATCTGGCACAGACTACGGGCATGAAGGAAGAAATGGCAAAATACATTAGAGAGCTAGAACAGATCAATGATGATCTGGAGAGAGCTAAAAGAGCAACTGTTGTATCTCTAGAGGAATTCGACGGAAGATTAAATTCG GCAATTGAGAGAAATGCCTTTCTTGAAAGTGAACTTGAAGAGAAGGATCAGCTGATGGAGACAATACAAAGGCTAAAGGATGAAGCCAGAG ACTTGAGGCTGGAGCTTAACGTACGACCAACACCACTGTCCAGCAGTAAAGACCAAGCGGGTGAAGATAAGGATGAGGAGAAACCAGACAATGATAAAGTAGAAAGGAGAAGCAGACCGACTCCTATCAGTATGCCAGATAACAGAGCAGTGTTGGAGAAGGGCGTCAGTACAACACCTCCTGTTGGCACGCCGCCTCCACTTAGAG GAAGCTTTTCCCAGATGAATGGTGCGGCTTCAGGTAGCACACCACTCACGCCGTCCGCTCGCATTTCAGCTCTTAACATCGTAGGAGACCTGCTCAGGAAAGTGGGG GCACTGGAATCCAAGCTGGCCTCGTGTAGAAATTTTGTGAAAGAACAACCAGGAAGGAGTAGTGGTAGCAAAGGGCCAAATTCACCCAG CCCAGAAAGTCCAGCCACACCACGAACAGCAAGGCAGTGGTCAGGACCAACCACCACCACACCAGTAACCGGCCAGCCAAGACCCCAAAACTTG GAGAAGAAACATAATGTTTTTATAGAGCCCAGCAGACACTGCAG CGTACATGCATGGAAATCCTCCAGGCATTCGGCTCTGCATGTCAGGCTGGCGCTCGCAG GGCCAAGCGACTGA
- the LOC136440936 gene encoding nuclear distribution protein nudE-like 1 isoform X3, giving the protein MDDEEAPTFSSPEEEIKYWKGLALELRQSVKDARDELDEFQEESRELEAELEAQLEQVEGKNRDLQNSCQRLQMEVESLKEKLEICQRESHQQITQLQDDLAQTTGMKEEMAKYIRELEQINDDLERAKRATVVSLEEFDGRLNSAIERNAFLESELEEKDQLMETIQRLKDEARDLRLELNVRPTPLSSSKDQAGEDKDEEKPDNDKVERRSRPTPISMPDNRAVLEKGVSTTPPVGTPPPLRGSFSQMNGAASGSTPLTPSARISALNIVGDLLRKVGALESKLASCRNFVKEQPGRSSGSKGPNSPSPESPATPRTARQWSGPTTTTPVTGQPRPQNLEKKHNVFIEPSRHCRAKRLNRGSVSSPNPQGLVKITV; this is encoded by the exons TGTGAAAGATGCCAGAGATGAACTTGATGAATTCCAGGAAGAAAGTAGAGAGCTGGAGGCTGAGCTGGAAGCTCAACTGGAACAGGTGGAAGGAAAGAACAGAGACCTGCAGAACTCATGTCAACGACTTCAGATGGAAGTGGAGTCATTAAAG GAAAAGCTGGAAATCTGTCAGAGAGAAAGCCACCAGCAGATCACACAGTTACAGGACGATCTGGCACAGACTACGGGCATGAAGGAAGAAATGGCAAAATACATTAGAGAGCTAGAACAGATCAATGATGATCTGGAGAGAGCTAAAAGAGCAACTGTTGTATCTCTAGAGGAATTCGACGGAAGATTAAATTCG GCAATTGAGAGAAATGCCTTTCTTGAAAGTGAACTTGAAGAGAAGGATCAGCTGATGGAGACAATACAAAGGCTAAAGGATGAAGCCAGAG ACTTGAGGCTGGAGCTTAACGTACGACCAACACCACTGTCCAGCAGTAAAGACCAAGCGGGTGAAGATAAGGATGAGGAGAAACCAGACAATGATAAAGTAGAAAGGAGAAGCAGACCGACTCCTATCAGTATGCCAGATAACAGAGCAGTGTTGGAGAAGGGCGTCAGTACAACACCTCCTGTTGGCACGCCGCCTCCACTTAGAG GAAGCTTTTCCCAGATGAATGGTGCGGCTTCAGGTAGCACACCACTCACGCCGTCCGCTCGCATTTCAGCTCTTAACATCGTAGGAGACCTGCTCAGGAAAGTGGGG GCACTGGAATCCAAGCTGGCCTCGTGTAGAAATTTTGTGAAAGAACAACCAGGAAGGAGTAGTGGTAGCAAAGGGCCAAATTCACCCAG CCCAGAAAGTCCAGCCACACCACGAACAGCAAGGCAGTGGTCAGGACCAACCACCACCACACCAGTAACCGGCCAGCCAAGACCCCAAAACTTG GAGAAGAAACATAATGTTTTTATAGAGCCCAGCAGACACTGCAG GGCCAAGCGACTGAACCGGGGATCGGTGTCCTCGCCCAATCCACAGGGCCTGGTGAAGATCACAGTGTGA
- the LOC136440936 gene encoding nuclear distribution protein nudE-like 1 isoform X1, translating to MDDEEAPTFSSPEEEIKYWKGLALELRQSVKDARDELDEFQEESRELEAELEAQLEQVEGKNRDLQNSCQRLQMEVESLKEKLEICQRESHQQITQLQDDLAQTTGMKEEMAKYIRELEQINDDLERAKRATVVSLEEFDGRLNSAIERNAFLESELEEKDQLMETIQRLKDEARDLRLELNVRPTPLSSSKDQAGEDKDEEKPDNDKVERRSRPTPISMPDNRAVLEKGVSTTPPVGTPPPLRGSFSQMNGAASGSTPLTPSARISALNIVGDLLRKVGALESKLASCRNFVKEQPGRSSGSKGPNSPSPESPATPRTARQWSGPTTTTPVTGQPRPQNLGQATEPGIGVLAQSTGPGEDHSVTQDTVTDTKRFYQIAF from the exons TGTGAAAGATGCCAGAGATGAACTTGATGAATTCCAGGAAGAAAGTAGAGAGCTGGAGGCTGAGCTGGAAGCTCAACTGGAACAGGTGGAAGGAAAGAACAGAGACCTGCAGAACTCATGTCAACGACTTCAGATGGAAGTGGAGTCATTAAAG GAAAAGCTGGAAATCTGTCAGAGAGAAAGCCACCAGCAGATCACACAGTTACAGGACGATCTGGCACAGACTACGGGCATGAAGGAAGAAATGGCAAAATACATTAGAGAGCTAGAACAGATCAATGATGATCTGGAGAGAGCTAAAAGAGCAACTGTTGTATCTCTAGAGGAATTCGACGGAAGATTAAATTCG GCAATTGAGAGAAATGCCTTTCTTGAAAGTGAACTTGAAGAGAAGGATCAGCTGATGGAGACAATACAAAGGCTAAAGGATGAAGCCAGAG ACTTGAGGCTGGAGCTTAACGTACGACCAACACCACTGTCCAGCAGTAAAGACCAAGCGGGTGAAGATAAGGATGAGGAGAAACCAGACAATGATAAAGTAGAAAGGAGAAGCAGACCGACTCCTATCAGTATGCCAGATAACAGAGCAGTGTTGGAGAAGGGCGTCAGTACAACACCTCCTGTTGGCACGCCGCCTCCACTTAGAG GAAGCTTTTCCCAGATGAATGGTGCGGCTTCAGGTAGCACACCACTCACGCCGTCCGCTCGCATTTCAGCTCTTAACATCGTAGGAGACCTGCTCAGGAAAGTGGGG GCACTGGAATCCAAGCTGGCCTCGTGTAGAAATTTTGTGAAAGAACAACCAGGAAGGAGTAGTGGTAGCAAAGGGCCAAATTCACCCAG CCCAGAAAGTCCAGCCACACCACGAACAGCAAGGCAGTGGTCAGGACCAACCACCACCACACCAGTAACCGGCCAGCCAAGACCCCAAAACTTG GGCCAAGCGACTGAACCGGGGATCGGTGTCCTCGCCCAATCCACAGGGCCTGGTGAAGATCACAGTGTGACCCAAGACACAGTCACTGACACTAAGCGTTTCTACCAAATAGCTTTCTAG
- the LOC136440936 gene encoding nuclear distribution protein nudE-like 1 isoform X4 — protein sequence MDDEEAPTFSSPEEEIKYWKGLALELRQSVKDARDELDEFQEESRELEAELEAQLEQVEGKNRDLQNSCQRLQMEVESLKEKLEICQRESHQQITQLQDDLAQTTGMKEEMAKYIRELEQINDDLERAKRATVVSLEEFDGRLNSAIERNAFLESELEEKDQLMETIQRLKDEARDLRLELNVRPTPLSSSKDQAGEDKDEEKPDNDKVERRSRPTPISMPDNRAVLEKGVSTTPPVGTPPPLRGSFSQMNGAASGSTPLTPSARISALNIVGDLLRKVGALESKLASCRNFVKEQPGRSSGSKGPNSPSVHAWKSSRHSALHVRLALAGPSD from the exons TGTGAAAGATGCCAGAGATGAACTTGATGAATTCCAGGAAGAAAGTAGAGAGCTGGAGGCTGAGCTGGAAGCTCAACTGGAACAGGTGGAAGGAAAGAACAGAGACCTGCAGAACTCATGTCAACGACTTCAGATGGAAGTGGAGTCATTAAAG GAAAAGCTGGAAATCTGTCAGAGAGAAAGCCACCAGCAGATCACACAGTTACAGGACGATCTGGCACAGACTACGGGCATGAAGGAAGAAATGGCAAAATACATTAGAGAGCTAGAACAGATCAATGATGATCTGGAGAGAGCTAAAAGAGCAACTGTTGTATCTCTAGAGGAATTCGACGGAAGATTAAATTCG GCAATTGAGAGAAATGCCTTTCTTGAAAGTGAACTTGAAGAGAAGGATCAGCTGATGGAGACAATACAAAGGCTAAAGGATGAAGCCAGAG ACTTGAGGCTGGAGCTTAACGTACGACCAACACCACTGTCCAGCAGTAAAGACCAAGCGGGTGAAGATAAGGATGAGGAGAAACCAGACAATGATAAAGTAGAAAGGAGAAGCAGACCGACTCCTATCAGTATGCCAGATAACAGAGCAGTGTTGGAGAAGGGCGTCAGTACAACACCTCCTGTTGGCACGCCGCCTCCACTTAGAG GAAGCTTTTCCCAGATGAATGGTGCGGCTTCAGGTAGCACACCACTCACGCCGTCCGCTCGCATTTCAGCTCTTAACATCGTAGGAGACCTGCTCAGGAAAGTGGGG GCACTGGAATCCAAGCTGGCCTCGTGTAGAAATTTTGTGAAAGAACAACCAGGAAGGAGTAGTGGTAGCAAAGGGCCAAATTCACCCAG CGTACATGCATGGAAATCCTCCAGGCATTCGGCTCTGCATGTCAGGCTGGCGCTCGCAG GGCCAAGCGACTGA
- the LOC136440936 gene encoding nuclear distribution protein nudE-like 1 isoform X7 produces the protein MDDEEAPTFSSPEEEIKYWKGLALELRQSVKDARDELDEFQEESRELEAELEAQLEQVEGKNRDLQNSCQRLQMEVESLKEKLEICQRESHQQITQLQDDLAQTTGMKEEMAKYIRELEQINDDLERAKRATVVSLEEFDGRLNSAIERNAFLESELEEKDQLMETIQRLKDEARDLRLELNVRPTPLSSSKDQAGEDKDEEKPDNDKVERRSRPTPISMPDNRAVLEKGVSTTPPVGTPPPLRGSFSQMNGAASGSTPLTPSARISALNIVGDLLRKVGALESKLASCRNFVKEQPGRSSGSKGPNSPRRLRVTDL, from the exons TGTGAAAGATGCCAGAGATGAACTTGATGAATTCCAGGAAGAAAGTAGAGAGCTGGAGGCTGAGCTGGAAGCTCAACTGGAACAGGTGGAAGGAAAGAACAGAGACCTGCAGAACTCATGTCAACGACTTCAGATGGAAGTGGAGTCATTAAAG GAAAAGCTGGAAATCTGTCAGAGAGAAAGCCACCAGCAGATCACACAGTTACAGGACGATCTGGCACAGACTACGGGCATGAAGGAAGAAATGGCAAAATACATTAGAGAGCTAGAACAGATCAATGATGATCTGGAGAGAGCTAAAAGAGCAACTGTTGTATCTCTAGAGGAATTCGACGGAAGATTAAATTCG GCAATTGAGAGAAATGCCTTTCTTGAAAGTGAACTTGAAGAGAAGGATCAGCTGATGGAGACAATACAAAGGCTAAAGGATGAAGCCAGAG ACTTGAGGCTGGAGCTTAACGTACGACCAACACCACTGTCCAGCAGTAAAGACCAAGCGGGTGAAGATAAGGATGAGGAGAAACCAGACAATGATAAAGTAGAAAGGAGAAGCAGACCGACTCCTATCAGTATGCCAGATAACAGAGCAGTGTTGGAGAAGGGCGTCAGTACAACACCTCCTGTTGGCACGCCGCCTCCACTTAGAG GAAGCTTTTCCCAGATGAATGGTGCGGCTTCAGGTAGCACACCACTCACGCCGTCCGCTCGCATTTCAGCTCTTAACATCGTAGGAGACCTGCTCAGGAAAGTGGGG GCACTGGAATCCAAGCTGGCCTCGTGTAGAAATTTTGTGAAAGAACAACCAGGAAGGAGTAGTGGTAGCAAAGGGCCAAATTCACCCAG GCGGCTGAGAGTGACTGATCTTTGA
- the LOC136440936 gene encoding nuclear distribution protein nudE-like 1 isoform X6: MDDEEAPTFSSPEEEIKYWKGLALELRQSVKDARDELDEFQEESRELEAELEAQLEQVEGKNRDLQNSCQRLQMEVESLKEKLEICQRESHQQITQLQDDLAQTTGMKEEMAKYIRELEQINDDLERAKRATVVSLEEFDGRLNSAIERNAFLESELEEKDQLMETIQRLKDEARDLRLELNVRPTPLSSSKDQAGEDKDEEKPDNDKVERRSRPTPISMPDNRAVLEKGVSTTPPVGTPPPLRGSFSQMNGAASGSTPLTPSARISALNIVGDLLRKVGALESKLASCRNFVKEQPGRSSGSKGPNSPRRRNIMFL; encoded by the exons TGTGAAAGATGCCAGAGATGAACTTGATGAATTCCAGGAAGAAAGTAGAGAGCTGGAGGCTGAGCTGGAAGCTCAACTGGAACAGGTGGAAGGAAAGAACAGAGACCTGCAGAACTCATGTCAACGACTTCAGATGGAAGTGGAGTCATTAAAG GAAAAGCTGGAAATCTGTCAGAGAGAAAGCCACCAGCAGATCACACAGTTACAGGACGATCTGGCACAGACTACGGGCATGAAGGAAGAAATGGCAAAATACATTAGAGAGCTAGAACAGATCAATGATGATCTGGAGAGAGCTAAAAGAGCAACTGTTGTATCTCTAGAGGAATTCGACGGAAGATTAAATTCG GCAATTGAGAGAAATGCCTTTCTTGAAAGTGAACTTGAAGAGAAGGATCAGCTGATGGAGACAATACAAAGGCTAAAGGATGAAGCCAGAG ACTTGAGGCTGGAGCTTAACGTACGACCAACACCACTGTCCAGCAGTAAAGACCAAGCGGGTGAAGATAAGGATGAGGAGAAACCAGACAATGATAAAGTAGAAAGGAGAAGCAGACCGACTCCTATCAGTATGCCAGATAACAGAGCAGTGTTGGAGAAGGGCGTCAGTACAACACCTCCTGTTGGCACGCCGCCTCCACTTAGAG GAAGCTTTTCCCAGATGAATGGTGCGGCTTCAGGTAGCACACCACTCACGCCGTCCGCTCGCATTTCAGCTCTTAACATCGTAGGAGACCTGCTCAGGAAAGTGGGG GCACTGGAATCCAAGCTGGCCTCGTGTAGAAATTTTGTGAAAGAACAACCAGGAAGGAGTAGTGGTAGCAAAGGGCCAAATTCACCCAG GAGAAGAAACATAATGTTTTTATAG
- the LOC136440936 gene encoding nuclear distribution protein nudE-like 1 isoform X5 — protein MDDEEAPTFSSPEEEIKYWKGLALELRQSVKDARDELDEFQEESRELEAELEAQLEQVEGKNRDLQNSCQRLQMEVESLKEKLEICQRESHQQITQLQDDLAQTTGMKEEMAKYIRELEQINDDLERAKRATVVSLEEFDGRLNSAIERNAFLESELEEKDQLMETIQRLKDEARDLRLELNVRPTPLSSSKDQAGEDKDEEKPDNDKVERRSRPTPISMPDNRAVLEKGVSTTPPVGTPPPLRGSFSQMNGAASGSTPLTPSARISALNIVGDLLRKVGALESKLASCRNFVKEQPGRSSGSKGPNSPRAKRLNRGSVSSPNPQGLVKITV, from the exons TGTGAAAGATGCCAGAGATGAACTTGATGAATTCCAGGAAGAAAGTAGAGAGCTGGAGGCTGAGCTGGAAGCTCAACTGGAACAGGTGGAAGGAAAGAACAGAGACCTGCAGAACTCATGTCAACGACTTCAGATGGAAGTGGAGTCATTAAAG GAAAAGCTGGAAATCTGTCAGAGAGAAAGCCACCAGCAGATCACACAGTTACAGGACGATCTGGCACAGACTACGGGCATGAAGGAAGAAATGGCAAAATACATTAGAGAGCTAGAACAGATCAATGATGATCTGGAGAGAGCTAAAAGAGCAACTGTTGTATCTCTAGAGGAATTCGACGGAAGATTAAATTCG GCAATTGAGAGAAATGCCTTTCTTGAAAGTGAACTTGAAGAGAAGGATCAGCTGATGGAGACAATACAAAGGCTAAAGGATGAAGCCAGAG ACTTGAGGCTGGAGCTTAACGTACGACCAACACCACTGTCCAGCAGTAAAGACCAAGCGGGTGAAGATAAGGATGAGGAGAAACCAGACAATGATAAAGTAGAAAGGAGAAGCAGACCGACTCCTATCAGTATGCCAGATAACAGAGCAGTGTTGGAGAAGGGCGTCAGTACAACACCTCCTGTTGGCACGCCGCCTCCACTTAGAG GAAGCTTTTCCCAGATGAATGGTGCGGCTTCAGGTAGCACACCACTCACGCCGTCCGCTCGCATTTCAGCTCTTAACATCGTAGGAGACCTGCTCAGGAAAGTGGGG GCACTGGAATCCAAGCTGGCCTCGTGTAGAAATTTTGTGAAAGAACAACCAGGAAGGAGTAGTGGTAGCAAAGGGCCAAATTCACCCAG GGCCAAGCGACTGAACCGGGGATCGGTGTCCTCGCCCAATCCACAGGGCCTGGTGAAGATCACAGTGTGA